A single window of Salvia splendens isolate huo1 chromosome 6, SspV2, whole genome shotgun sequence DNA harbors:
- the LOC121810045 gene encoding putative cytochrome c oxidase subunit 5b-like, which yields MFRRLAVRLRTLAPPRSASNTAQFSVGSSRPSENVVRSAPVFSRRFSSESGNEPKKVEDIVPIATGHEREELQAEIEGRDILEINHPSGPFGTKGEPAVIKSYYDKRIVGCPGGEGEDEHDVVWFWLEKGKPHECPVCSQYFVLEVVGPGGPPDGHGDDEDDHHH from the exons ATGTTCCGAAGGCTCGCTGTCCGCCTCCGCACTCTCGCCCCGCCCCGATCCGCTTCCAACACCGCCCAATTCTCCGTCGGATCTTCCAGACCATCGGAGAATGTCGTCCGTTCGGCCCCCGTTTTTTCTCGCCGCTTCTCTTCTGAATCCG GGAATGAGCCTAAAAAAGTAGAGGATATAGTGCCGATTGCTACTGGTCATGAGCGTGAAGAGCTTCAGGCCGAGATTGAA GGAAGGGACATTCTGGAAATTAACCATCCATCTGGTCCATTTGGAACAAAG GGAGAACCTGCTGTGATCAAGTCTTATTATGACAAAAGAATTGTGGGATGTCCTGGCGGTGAAGGCG AGGATGAGCATGACGTTGTTTGGTTTTGGCTGGAGAAGGGTAAGCCACATGAATGCCCAGTATGCTCACAGTACTTTGTG CTTGAAGTGGTGGGCCCCGGTGGACCTCCCGATGGACACGGGGATGACGAAGATGATCATCACCACTGA